A genomic stretch from Colwellia sp. Arc7-635 includes:
- a CDS encoding fatty acid cis/trans isomerase, with amino-acid sequence MKILPKSRTVVLMIITILGGCAIIANSNFDDLFGIAEPQQRMVVDNSSPAAFYHEQVQPIIENRCVVCHGCYDAPCQLKLSAPEGIDRGASKTLVYDGTRLIAETPQRLFIDQDSTAAWRNNGFYPVINERQQSPVLNQTTGVMSRLLALKQQHPLPQAKLLPKQFDFSLDRQQQCPTDVEMDSYVANYPDWGMPFGLPALSAPEDKILQDWLRSGAKMAPKAPLDNTYSEQVTLWENFLNGDSLKEKLVSRYLYEHWFIAHLYFSELPAGEFFKVVRSTTPPGQAIDIIATRRPYDEPGVERVYYRLWRERGTILEKTHMPYALNSERLEKYTQLFLQDNYQVTRLPSYKPEVASNPFKAFEEIPSIARYKFLLEEAEFTIMNFIKSPVCRGQVALNVINDHFWVFFVNPNEKNAKEHSAFYNAQQDQLALPSAAESNAYILTNWLKYSKLQRKFMHNKAITMNKAFPGGEHLTTDQIWAGDGDNPNAALTIFRHIDSATVVKGLVGRPPQTSWVIDYGLLERIHYLLAAGFDVYGNIGHQLNTRLYMDFLRIEGEFNFLALLPPETRKTELNQWYQGVSDSQKEYLLAPHKLFSQPSGIDYKTTQYKQELYQLLEQKLAPVLATENNLSSVKTPSSHRQALDKLQDLVGGPTTLLPQISFLSIQGSDKTHYYTLLRNNTHSNITSLLGEDDNRLPEQDTVTVTQGLVGAYPDVFININESQVSSYVESVLALSTKADYEKLMDQYAIRRTNPNFWQHSDTVHADNKKQHPFKAGLFDYNRLQNR; translated from the coding sequence ATGAAAATTCTTCCAAAATCAAGAACTGTTGTACTCATGATCATCACCATTTTGGGCGGTTGTGCCATTATTGCCAATAGTAACTTTGACGACCTATTTGGCATCGCTGAACCTCAACAGCGCATGGTGGTCGATAATTCAAGCCCTGCAGCTTTTTATCATGAGCAAGTACAACCAATCATTGAAAATAGATGTGTGGTTTGTCATGGCTGTTACGATGCTCCTTGCCAATTAAAGTTATCAGCACCAGAAGGCATCGACCGTGGCGCAAGTAAAACATTGGTCTACGACGGCACGCGTTTAATTGCCGAAACACCGCAGCGTTTATTTATTGATCAAGACAGTACGGCTGCTTGGCGCAACAATGGCTTTTATCCTGTAATTAATGAGCGCCAACAAAGCCCTGTACTCAATCAAACAACCGGAGTTATGTCGAGATTACTCGCCCTTAAGCAACAACACCCGCTTCCCCAAGCCAAGCTATTACCTAAACAGTTTGATTTTTCGTTAGACCGTCAACAGCAATGTCCGACTGACGTTGAAATGGACAGCTACGTAGCAAATTATCCTGATTGGGGCATGCCATTTGGCTTACCAGCACTTTCAGCACCTGAAGATAAAATTTTACAAGATTGGCTACGCAGTGGTGCAAAAATGGCGCCTAAAGCGCCATTAGATAATACGTATAGTGAACAAGTGACATTATGGGAAAACTTTTTAAATGGTGACAGTTTAAAAGAAAAACTGGTCAGTCGTTATTTGTATGAGCATTGGTTTATTGCCCATCTTTATTTCTCTGAATTACCTGCCGGAGAATTCTTTAAAGTTGTGCGTTCAACAACACCACCAGGACAAGCCATTGATATTATTGCCACGCGCCGGCCTTACGACGAACCTGGCGTAGAGCGTGTTTACTACCGACTTTGGCGCGAGCGCGGCACTATCTTAGAAAAAACGCATATGCCGTATGCTTTAAACAGCGAGCGACTAGAAAAATATACCCAATTATTTTTACAAGACAATTATCAAGTCACACGTTTACCTTCGTATAAGCCAGAAGTCGCTTCTAACCCATTCAAAGCTTTTGAAGAAATTCCGTCCATCGCGCGTTATAAATTTTTGCTTGAAGAAGCAGAATTTACCATCATGAATTTCATTAAAAGTCCGGTCTGTCGAGGCCAAGTAGCTTTAAATGTAATTAATGATCATTTTTGGGTGTTTTTTGTTAATCCTAATGAAAAAAATGCCAAGGAACATTCGGCATTTTATAACGCACAACAAGATCAATTAGCTCTACCCTCTGCAGCTGAAAGTAATGCCTACATTTTAACTAACTGGTTAAAATACTCTAAATTGCAACGAAAATTCATGCACAATAAAGCCATCACCATGAATAAAGCCTTTCCTGGTGGCGAGCATTTAACGACTGATCAAATTTGGGCTGGCGACGGTGATAATCCTAATGCCGCATTAACTATTTTTCGACATATTGACTCAGCTACCGTAGTTAAAGGTTTAGTCGGACGTCCGCCACAAACATCTTGGGTAATTGACTACGGCTTATTAGAGCGTATACATTATTTATTAGCCGCCGGTTTTGATGTTTATGGCAATATTGGCCATCAATTAAATACCCGTTTATATATGGACTTTTTGCGTATTGAAGGTGAATTCAACTTTCTAGCACTGCTACCGCCAGAAACCAGAAAAACAGAATTAAACCAATGGTATCAAGGCGTATCAGACAGCCAGAAAGAGTATTTACTCGCGCCGCATAAGTTATTTTCTCAACCCTCAGGTATTGATTATAAAACTACGCAATACAAACAAGAGTTGTATCAGTTATTAGAGCAGAAACTTGCCCCGGTACTCGCGACAGAAAACAATTTATCGAGTGTAAAAACGCCTAGCAGTCATCGTCAAGCACTAGACAAGTTACAAGACTTAGTAGGTGGGCCAACAACTTTGCTGCCACAGATCAGCTTTTTATCGATACAAGGGTCTGACAAAACGCATTATTACACCCTACTAAGAAATAATACCCACAGCAACATCACCAGTTTACTCGGTGAAGACGATAATCGCTTGCCTGAGCAAGACACCGTTACCGTGACACAAGGTTTAGTGGGCGCTTATCCTGACGTTTTCATCAATATAAACGAGTCGCAAGTATCGAGCTATGTTGAGTCAGTATTAGCATTAAGTACTAAAGCAGATTATGAAAAATTAATGGACCAATACGCGATTCGTCGAACCAACCCAAACTTCTGGCAACACAGCGACACCGTGCATGCTGACAATAAAAAACAGCATCCTTTCAAAGCAGGACTGTTTGATTATAATCGCCTGCAAAACAGATAA
- a CDS encoding helix-turn-helix domain-containing protein, translated as MSVQAVQRGTVARQANKLRRRSNILNIARELICARGFDDFTISELANIAEVTIPTIHNLFGKKIDIFQELVEEMVIRIQYVLVQPDLKDPIDTAETFIDNLLALYKQDESFYRAAFLAGERAKLFEHGSPTGIFRKSLSIANEVCLKARENGYLLGRVDQEVLAKQLFSGQRLARHDWINGYIDLAEYRTQVLTAVYLTFLADASATFSETLHNKIKTLLQTSN; from the coding sequence ATGAGTGTCCAAGCAGTGCAAAGGGGAACCGTTGCGAGACAAGCAAATAAATTGCGTCGACGAAGTAATATTCTAAATATTGCTAGAGAATTAATTTGTGCGCGTGGTTTTGACGACTTCACCATTAGTGAACTAGCAAATATAGCCGAAGTAACCATTCCGACTATTCATAACCTTTTCGGCAAAAAAATAGACATTTTTCAAGAACTCGTTGAAGAAATGGTTATACGTATTCAATACGTTTTAGTACAACCTGATCTAAAAGATCCTATCGATACGGCAGAAACCTTTATCGATAACCTGTTAGCGCTTTATAAACAAGACGAATCATTTTATAGAGCGGCATTTTTAGCAGGTGAGCGAGCAAAACTTTTCGAGCATGGCTCCCCAACCGGCATATTTAGAAAATCATTAAGTATCGCGAATGAGGTATGTTTAAAAGCACGGGAGAATGGCTACCTTCTTGGCCGTGTAGATCAAGAAGTATTGGCTAAACAGTTATTCAGTGGCCAACGACTTGCTCGTCATGACTGGATCAATGGCTACATAGACCTTGCAGAATATAGAACACAAGTATTAACAGCGGTATATTTAACCTTCTTGGCCGATGCATCAGCCACTTTTTCTGAAACCTTACACAACAAAATAAAAACACTTCTGCAGACGAGTAACTAG